One stretch of Punica granatum isolate Tunisia-2019 chromosome 5, ASM765513v2, whole genome shotgun sequence DNA includes these proteins:
- the LOC116206793 gene encoding uncharacterized protein LOC116206793 — protein sequence MDSIGRGVSPATPLKDSQAPRCKNHSENSKYSENSNPNLSNSSSKPKQTNSPVIKSVKSQKSASKHSKPAALVSPRNRIRERKFVVAKKNGKKGDQNGDSKVACKCNEKGSGGNSKKCLCVAYENLRASQEEFFKNRSGGGEETCESKEENEEIEKGLTIHDLEAADGFHGEVGGNELNDLNDPEFCEVGEIDQMGTSTVKRRRDRLMEDARNSVPETGAGRVMHLVKAFEKLLTIPKETVQTNDGNETEGESVNVKKEPVKWALPGLQPPKAPETELSASSFSPLELMLTAENLGLDLRASLSSSWDSTQGSISSRTSNGGRRSRRNSTESCATTHGGSRWKKKQLKATCQKPFKLKTEQRGRLKEEEFTKKMQDMMEEQERLRIPIAQGLPWTTDEPECLIKPPVKENTRPLDLKLHSDLRAMERAEFDQQMAEKMSLIEQYKMERERQQKLEEEEEIRRLRKELVPKAQPMPYFDRPFVPRRSSRNPTMPREPKFHIPQHKKIKCALSWNDISPYTYHQ from the exons ATGGATTCAATCGGAAGGGGCGTCTCTCCGGCGACACCCCTGAAAGACTCGCAAGCCCCTCGGTGCAAGAACCACTCAGAGAACTCGAAATACTCCGAGAACTCAAACCCTAATTTGTCCAATTCGAGTTCCAAACCGAAACAGACCAACTCCCCAGTGATCAAGTCCGTCAAATCCCAGAAGTCGGCCTCGAAGCACTCGAAGCCGGCTGCACTTGtctctccgagaaaccggatTCGGGAGAGAAAGTTCGTCGTCGCTAAGAAGAACGGGAAGAAAGGAGACCAGAATGGGGACTCGAAGGTCGCTTGCAAATGCAACGAGAAGGGCTCCGGGGGGAACTCAAAGAAGTGCCTTTGCGTGGCTTACGAGAACCTGAGGGCTTCTCAGGAAGAGTTTTTCAAGAACCGGAGCGGCGGTGGTGAAGAGACCTGCGAATCAAAGGAAGAGAATGAGGAGATCGAGAAGGGTCTGACGATCCATGATCTTGAAGCCGCAGATGGTTTCCATGGGGAAGTTGGGGGAAATGAGTTGAATGACTTGAATGATCCCGAATTCTGTGAAGTAGGCGAGATCGATCAGATGGGCACTTCCACAGTCAAGAGAAGAAGGGACAGGTTAATGGAGGATGCCAGGAACAGTGTGCCGGAAACAGGGGCAGGAAGGGTGATGCATTTGGTCAAGGCCTTCGAGAAGCTCCTAACGATCCCAAAGGAGACAGTGCAGACGAACGATGGCAACGAGACAGAAGGGGAGAGTGTGAATGTTAAGAAGGAGCCAGTTAAGTGGGCATTACCGGGATTACAGCCTCCTAAGGCTCCTGAAACCGAGCTGTCTGCGTCTTCCTTTTCTCCTTTGGAACTGATGTTGACTGCTGAAAATCTCGGCCTCGACTTGAGAGCTTCCCTTTCATCATCTTGGGATAGCACTCAGGGCAG TATCTCAAGCAGGACGTCTAATGGAGGTCGGAGGAGCCGAAGAAAT AGCACCGAATCGTGTGCAACAACACACGGTGGGAGCAgatggaagaagaagcagctCAAAGCGACTTGCCAGAAGCCCTTTAAGCTGAAAACTGAG CAAAGGGGAAGGCTGAAGGAGGAGGAGTTCACGAAGAAGATGCAAGACATGATGGAGGAACAAGAGAGGCTGAGAATCCCAATTGCGCAAGGCCTTCCATGGACCACAGATGAACCCGAG TGCCTGATCAAACCTCCTGTCAAAGAGAACACGAGGCCTCTTGACTTAAAGCTACACAGTGATTTGAGGGCAATGGAGCGCGCCGAGTTTGATCAGCAG ATGGCAGAGAAGATGAGTCTTATAGAGCAATACAAGATGGAAAGGGAAAGGCAACAAAAG ctggaggaagaggaggagataAGGAGGTTGAGAAAGGAATTGGTGCCAAAGGCACAGCCCATGCCGTATTTCGACAGGCCTTTCGTCCCCAGAAG GTCATCGAGGAATCCAACCATGCCCAGAGAGCCCAAGTTTCATATTCCTCAGCACAAGAAGATCAAGTGTGCCTTGTCGTGGAATGATATTAGCCCATATACATATCATCAATGA